The proteins below come from a single Chitinophaga pinensis DSM 2588 genomic window:
- a CDS encoding glycoside hydrolase family 130 protein, with product MQKSGLLFTMLLSGALYSYGQQSINKYPDWAIGPFVRPTGVNPIISPDSTTHFYDPMQKKLLDWESNDTFNPAAAVKDNKVYVMYRAEDKSGVGIGARTSRIGLAESSNGITMRRTGKPVLFPDMDDQQEFEWTGGCEDPRVAVTEDGTYLMLYTQWNKKVPRLGAATSKDLVHWKKHGPIFQDAYNGKFHDIASKSASVLTTLKNGELRIAKYKGKYWMYWGENHVYAATSENLVDWTPLVDANGALKELASPRKGYFDSHLTECGPPAILTSKGIVLLYNGKNRSGADGDINYTANSYCAGQMLFSAADPSKLISRLNKPFMVPAESFEKSGQYPAGTVFIEGLVYYKGKYFLYYGCADSRVAVAVYTPSAN from the coding sequence ATGCAAAAATCAGGTCTCTTATTTACGATGCTCCTATCGGGCGCCCTTTACAGCTATGGGCAGCAGTCCATCAATAAATACCCGGACTGGGCGATAGGGCCCTTTGTCAGACCCACAGGCGTCAACCCGATCATCTCACCCGATTCCACGACCCATTTTTACGATCCTATGCAAAAAAAGCTACTGGACTGGGAAAGCAATGACACCTTCAATCCGGCCGCTGCCGTAAAGGATAACAAGGTCTATGTCATGTACAGGGCTGAAGACAAATCCGGTGTAGGAATAGGCGCCCGTACCTCGCGTATCGGACTGGCGGAAAGTTCCAATGGCATCACCATGAGACGTACCGGCAAACCGGTACTGTTCCCGGATATGGACGATCAGCAGGAATTTGAATGGACAGGCGGTTGTGAAGATCCACGGGTAGCAGTGACGGAAGACGGCACGTATCTGATGTTATATACACAATGGAACAAGAAAGTGCCACGCCTTGGTGCGGCTACCTCCAAAGACCTGGTACACTGGAAAAAGCATGGTCCGATCTTCCAGGATGCCTACAATGGTAAGTTCCATGATATTGCTTCCAAATCAGCCTCCGTATTGACCACACTCAAAAACGGTGAGCTGCGTATTGCAAAATACAAAGGTAAATACTGGATGTACTGGGGAGAAAACCATGTATATGCGGCTACCTCCGAAAACCTTGTCGATTGGACACCATTGGTGGACGCAAATGGTGCATTAAAGGAACTGGCTTCTCCACGAAAAGGATATTTTGATAGTCACCTGACGGAATGCGGTCCTCCGGCTATACTGACCAGCAAAGGCATTGTACTCCTGTATAATGGTAAGAACCGCTCAGGGGCAGATGGAGATATTAATTATACCGCCAATTCTTATTGCGCAGGACAGATGTTGTTCAGTGCAGCAGATCCATCCAAACTGATCAGCAGACTGAATAAACCATTTATGGTACCAGCAGAGTCGTTTGAGAAAAGCGGACAGTATCCGGCAGGGACGGTGTTTATTGAAGGCTTAGTGTATTATAAGGGAAAGTATTTCCTGTATTATGGTTGTGCGGAT
- a CDS encoding RagB/SusD family nutrient uptake outer membrane protein, which yields MKSGIYHFAYILVIAILTSCNKYLDIVPKGQLVVETTQDFYNMVSLPNRGYPINNFQYLVDDQWMKESNVIGIIKNMDIINFTADTTENRVNRLSASSLYNQAYKYINRWNMIITLVDGSEGDENLKKLAKAEARVQRAFDHFVVLNTFGRPYVPETAANDGGICIMDKYDLEAKPSKSSVAEVYAFIEKDLDESIPYLQVTPVDVYHPSLAFAWALKAKVHLFKREWDKCIAAAQQSLSYNNKLLDLVALKAAGGPTLNPIAAGNNPEVLSYTYMTGRNELNLGYTFIISPELRALFGPTDTRFTMFFNTTNRTYLDIGSNTAYWQVKFTDFFTVTVGMKTPEVLLMLAECYARKGSLTEAMTLINDLRAKRITDAQEAHLETPATVKETMDILISERRKELLFGFHRFWDLRRLNLEPEYAKTVVHKFPLVNTTVPQVEYKLPPNSYMYIIPFAQDVLKQNPKLTLNTNEKLPW from the coding sequence ATGAAATCAGGTATTTATCACTTCGCATATATTCTCGTTATTGCCATTCTTACATCGTGCAATAAATATCTTGACATCGTTCCGAAGGGACAACTGGTAGTGGAAACTACGCAGGACTTTTATAATATGGTAAGCCTCCCCAACAGAGGATATCCGATTAATAACTTCCAGTACCTGGTAGACGATCAGTGGATGAAAGAGTCCAATGTGATCGGTATCATCAAAAACATGGATATTATTAACTTCACTGCTGATACTACTGAAAATCGCGTCAACAGGCTGAGCGCTTCCTCCCTGTATAATCAGGCATATAAGTACATTAACAGATGGAATATGATCATTACGCTTGTTGATGGCAGCGAGGGAGATGAAAATCTCAAGAAGCTGGCAAAGGCCGAAGCGAGAGTTCAGCGTGCATTTGATCATTTTGTTGTCCTGAATACATTTGGCCGTCCATATGTGCCGGAAACGGCAGCCAATGACGGCGGTATCTGCATCATGGATAAGTATGATCTGGAAGCGAAACCATCGAAATCATCAGTAGCGGAAGTGTATGCTTTCATAGAAAAAGATCTTGACGAATCTATTCCATATCTGCAGGTAACGCCTGTGGATGTATACCATCCATCTCTCGCATTTGCATGGGCGCTGAAAGCGAAGGTACATCTCTTCAAAAGAGAATGGGATAAATGTATCGCTGCGGCGCAGCAGTCATTGTCGTACAATAACAAGCTGCTTGACCTTGTAGCATTGAAAGCAGCAGGCGGCCCCACCTTGAATCCAATCGCAGCCGGCAATAATCCGGAAGTACTTAGTTATACATACATGACGGGTCGTAATGAGTTAAACTTAGGATACACATTTATTATTAGTCCTGAGTTAAGAGCACTGTTCGGTCCTACTGACACGAGGTTTACTATGTTCTTTAACACCACCAACCGTACATACCTGGATATTGGCTCAAATACTGCTTACTGGCAGGTGAAATTTACAGACTTCTTTACAGTGACTGTGGGTATGAAAACGCCGGAAGTGCTGTTAATGCTGGCTGAATGTTATGCCCGTAAAGGAAGTCTTACCGAAGCGATGACACTGATTAATGACCTGCGTGCCAAACGTATCACCGATGCACAGGAAGCTCACCTGGAAACGCCAGCTACTGTAAAGGAAACGATGGATATCCTCATCAGCGAAAGAAGGAAAGAACTCCTGTTCGGCTTTCATCGCTTCTGGGACCTGCGCAGACTGAATCTCGAACCGGAATATGCAAAAACGGTAGTGCATAAATTCCCGCTGGTCAATACGACTGTGCCACAGGTAGAATATAAACTGCCCCCTAATTCATATATGTACATCATTCCGTTTGCACAGGATGTATTGAAGCAGAATCCTAAACTAACTCTTAATACAAATGAAAAGCTTCCCTGGTAA
- a CDS encoding SusC/RagA family TonB-linked outer membrane protein, with product MFFYALCNRKGRAMSCARRQSFRLSPQTVKTVKLNVLFMFAFLMQVSASGWSQVINYSGNNVPLTTIFSIVKQQTGYVVLYNPDLVKKTTPVTVRASNMPLTAFLDKVLAERSLGYSLEDKTIFITKRTTPARPAVNEAAVEKAAVILPVVSGFIKDDKGQFLPGVSVKVKGSLFGTSSSESGYFKLTGIPADAVLAISSVGFESLNIPLQMCCNRVMVKNVDATMGDDGSLVLTITMKLAVKSLEEIAVTNTGYQELPKERSTGAYGTVDNKALNAQINTDLGAAVEGKVAGLSLYKGEPMVRGLSTFSGSVGTYPLIVLDGLLTENTLDMINPYDVESITVLKDAAAASIYGARAANGVIVINTKKGKRGGVSLSVNADYFVTERPDLSKMHYATSGQMVDYERDIYAGELRRYANAQELFNYYGSVGGNTSRYFSPLYNLYRKESIGEISTHERDAAIEQLKSYDYYQQFHDNVWQNQVRKRFNISLGTGSDKSNTYFSINYDGNNQLIRNNTDENLNIYLKSSFSPLPWLTATFGANGAYSKVIASENLYTDYKTQPRYSRIVDENGNRVYADYVSFRDGFSSSDYVNGTVIDQLKGNTQFKSFSFNLLDELDNSRSKSQQLRLRTFADIGAKLFAGLKYSLKFQYETSRNEQESFAGKDDYRMRYLYNAMTSYNATTNIYTHEIPFSGRLYQMNQQADNFTFRQQLDFDRSFNVNGRTHDFNAIGGFEMRQSRTPVSVSDLRYGYDPVTLTSQQVDWYRLGESGINSYLFGTTTLGYQPGKNKTEVRHRFASYYGNIGYTFDRRYNVTASARIDQTDLFGTDPKYRNRPLWSVGAGWNATNEAFLKNISWLDFLKVRVTYGVNGNVDQTSSPYITARLRSDNLFTELQYTDILALPNPKLRWEKTATLNFGTDFTIWNNLLRGSIDYYRKYSSDLIATSTLDPTVGTSSLSINNGAMSNRGIELNLSSEWLNKKDFGAVSSFVIAFNRNRIEKVSNAATTGYSYISSPSNYYYPNTPFNSVYAYRYGGTINGYPYILDENGQPNVIFDANGNPTDVKQVNGPAAIIRVGTLIPKFNGSFRQSFRYKGVELGAMFAFYGGHQMRRDRMDFSGTTQQNRELANRYKDEVPNGNPRLELDYPDVLRSYATTLSSYWRYSDIQVVSATSVKLRNLYLSYTLPQYLCKNIFAKQVKFTAQANNLWMWSKAGDDLDPETASLNSGTRNLPTSRSFLFGAAVSF from the coding sequence ATGTTTTTTTACGCTTTATGTAACCGGAAGGGGCGTGCCATGTCCTGTGCCAGACGGCAGTCTTTCCGGTTATCACCACAAACAGTGAAGACAGTGAAACTGAATGTTCTATTCATGTTTGCATTTCTGATGCAAGTTAGTGCCAGCGGCTGGTCACAGGTCATCAACTATTCCGGGAACAATGTCCCGCTTACGACAATCTTCAGCATTGTTAAACAGCAAACCGGCTACGTGGTACTCTACAATCCGGATCTGGTAAAGAAGACTACACCTGTAACGGTGCGTGCCAGCAATATGCCGCTGACCGCCTTCCTGGACAAAGTCCTGGCAGAAAGGTCATTGGGCTATTCCCTGGAAGATAAGACCATCTTTATTACAAAGCGTACCACGCCTGCGCGTCCGGCAGTCAATGAAGCTGCTGTTGAGAAAGCGGCAGTCATTCTGCCAGTAGTAAGTGGTTTCATAAAAGATGACAAAGGACAGTTCCTGCCGGGTGTCTCTGTAAAAGTGAAAGGCTCACTTTTCGGTACCAGCAGTAGTGAATCCGGTTATTTCAAGTTAACGGGTATACCTGCTGATGCTGTGCTGGCTATCTCCAGTGTAGGGTTCGAATCTCTTAACATCCCATTGCAGATGTGCTGTAACAGGGTCATGGTAAAGAATGTCGACGCTACCATGGGTGATGATGGCAGTCTGGTACTGACTATTACCATGAAACTCGCTGTGAAATCACTCGAGGAGATCGCTGTTACGAATACCGGTTATCAGGAATTGCCAAAAGAACGTTCTACCGGTGCTTATGGAACTGTTGACAATAAAGCGCTCAATGCCCAGATCAATACAGACCTGGGTGCCGCTGTTGAAGGTAAGGTAGCGGGCCTGAGTCTTTACAAAGGTGAGCCAATGGTCAGGGGATTGAGTACATTTTCAGGAAGTGTAGGTACGTATCCGCTGATAGTACTCGACGGACTGCTTACTGAAAATACCCTGGATATGATCAACCCTTATGATGTCGAGTCTATTACCGTACTCAAAGATGCTGCTGCAGCGTCCATTTATGGTGCGCGTGCCGCAAATGGCGTCATTGTGATTAATACAAAGAAAGGTAAAAGAGGAGGGGTCAGTCTCTCAGTAAATGCAGATTACTTTGTAACAGAGCGTCCTGACCTTAGTAAGATGCATTACGCTACTTCCGGGCAGATGGTTGATTATGAAAGGGATATCTATGCAGGTGAATTACGCCGGTATGCAAATGCGCAGGAATTATTTAACTACTATGGTAGCGTTGGCGGAAACACGAGTAGATACTTTTCTCCATTGTACAATCTGTACAGAAAGGAAAGCATTGGCGAGATCAGTACACATGAAAGAGACGCTGCCATCGAGCAATTGAAAAGCTACGACTATTATCAGCAGTTTCATGATAATGTATGGCAGAACCAGGTGCGGAAACGTTTTAATATTTCACTTGGTACAGGCAGTGACAAGAGCAATACGTATTTTTCCATTAACTACGATGGTAACAACCAGCTCATACGCAATAACACCGACGAGAACCTGAACATTTATCTGAAATCAAGCTTTAGTCCGCTTCCCTGGCTGACGGCAACATTCGGTGCAAACGGTGCTTATTCGAAAGTAATAGCATCGGAGAATCTCTATACTGACTATAAGACACAACCTCGCTATAGTCGCATCGTAGATGAAAATGGGAATCGCGTTTATGCTGACTATGTATCATTCAGAGACGGTTTTAGTAGCTCTGATTACGTAAATGGTACTGTCATTGATCAACTAAAGGGCAATACACAATTTAAATCTTTCAGTTTCAATCTGCTCGATGAACTGGATAATAGCAGGAGTAAATCACAGCAACTGCGTTTGCGTACATTTGCAGATATAGGCGCTAAGTTGTTTGCGGGATTGAAATACAGCCTGAAGTTCCAGTACGAAACGTCGCGGAATGAACAGGAGAGTTTTGCAGGAAAGGATGATTACCGCATGAGGTATCTCTACAACGCAATGACAAGCTATAATGCAACGACTAACATTTATACACACGAAATTCCCTTTAGCGGACGTCTTTACCAGATGAATCAGCAGGCGGACAACTTTACCTTCCGCCAGCAGCTTGATTTCGACAGGTCATTTAATGTCAATGGCAGAACGCATGATTTCAATGCCATTGGCGGTTTTGAAATGAGACAGTCCCGCACACCGGTATCTGTAAGCGACCTGCGGTACGGATATGATCCTGTTACATTGACTTCCCAACAGGTGGATTGGTACCGCCTTGGTGAATCGGGGATCAATAGTTACCTGTTTGGTACAACTACACTTGGTTATCAACCGGGAAAGAATAAAACAGAGGTACGCCACAGATTTGCATCTTACTATGGTAATATCGGTTATACCTTTGACCGACGTTATAACGTCACTGCCAGTGCAAGGATAGATCAGACCGACCTGTTTGGTACAGATCCGAAATACAGGAACCGCCCGCTGTGGTCAGTCGGTGCAGGATGGAACGCAACAAATGAAGCATTCCTGAAAAATATCAGCTGGCTTGACTTCCTGAAAGTGCGCGTGACTTATGGTGTGAATGGTAACGTCGATCAGACCTCATCTCCATATATCACCGCCAGACTGAGAAGTGATAACCTGTTCACTGAATTACAGTATACAGACATCCTTGCATTGCCTAACCCGAAGTTACGCTGGGAAAAAACGGCGACGCTCAACTTCGGTACAGATTTTACTATATGGAATAACCTGCTGAGAGGTAGTATTGATTACTACAGAAAATACAGCTCAGACCTGATTGCTACAAGCACGCTTGACCCTACGGTAGGTACCAGCTCCCTCAGCATCAACAACGGTGCGATGTCTAATCGTGGTATCGAACTCAATCTTTCTTCAGAATGGCTGAATAAAAAAGATTTCGGGGCCGTGTCGTCATTCGTGATCGCCTTTAACAGGAACAGGATAGAAAAGGTAAGCAATGCCGCGACAACCGGATATTCATATATATCGTCTCCGTCAAACTACTATTATCCCAATACACCGTTTAACTCCGTATACGCTTACAGATATGGCGGAACTATCAATGGATACCCGTATATACTGGATGAGAACGGCCAGCCTAATGTGATTTTCGATGCAAATGGGAATCCTACAGACGTTAAACAGGTAAATGGTCCTGCTGCGATAATCAGAGTAGGTACACTGATCCCTAAGTTCAACGGCTCATTCCGTCAGAGTTTCCGCTATAAAGGCGTAGAACTGGGTGCTATGTTTGCTTTCTATGGTGGCCATCAGATGAGAAGAGATCGTATGGACTTTTCGGGTACTACCCAGCAGAACCGCGAACTGGCTAATCGCTATAAAGATGAAGTTCCGAATGGTAATCCGAGACTGGAACTGGACTACCCTGATGTCCTCAGAAGTTATGCTACTACACTGTCTTCTTACTGGCGTTATTCAGATATTCAGGTGGTGAGCGCTACTTCTGTCAAGCTACGTAATCTTTACTTATCCTATACCTTGCCCCAATACCTGTGCAAAAACATATTCGCTAAACAGGTAAAGTTCACTGCACAGGCGAATAACCTGTGGATGTGGAGTAAAGCCGGGGACGATCTTGACCCGGAAACAGCAAGCCTTAACAGTGGGACCAGAAATCTGCCTACATCGCGTTCATTCCTGTTCGGTGCAGCGGTTAGTTTCTAA
- a CDS encoding FecR family protein encodes MAEDTREERIKYLINQYYAGTATVAESSELRSFLLQGDDRELVVAQLEELAMTAPAATHISEEQLDTVFDSIVSSRTRQMPVRRYIYGAAAAVLALVVAGSIYFFTREHQSVSPQQVNVAEIQPGHDGAVLTLANGKQVVLDNQADGVIGNTDENISKKGGALIVDGDAQSHNNTALNTLTTPRGRQFALALPDGSKVWLNAASAIKFPAAFAQEERTVYLSGEGYFEIAKKTDAKGKRIPFRVVVNQKSTIEVLGTHFNINAYEDEESIRTTLLEGAVKVSASTNTVTLVPGQQAAIIADHIAVDKHADLEEATSWKNGLFVFNGRADLREVMRQLSRWYDVEIVFKGEVPDIAFTGEMQRNLNLQQVTKGLAAMGVNFKIEGRKIIIYP; translated from the coding sequence ATGGCAGAAGATACACGCGAAGAGCGGATCAAATATCTTATCAATCAATACTATGCAGGTACTGCAACTGTTGCAGAGTCCAGCGAACTGAGATCATTTCTCTTACAGGGAGATGATAGGGAGCTTGTAGTGGCGCAACTGGAAGAGCTGGCAATGACAGCGCCTGCAGCTACGCATATCAGTGAAGAACAACTGGATACTGTATTTGACTCGATCGTATCTTCCCGTACCAGACAAATGCCTGTTCGCCGTTATATCTATGGCGCAGCCGCAGCCGTACTGGCATTGGTAGTGGCTGGTAGCATTTATTTCTTTACGCGCGAACACCAGTCTGTGTCACCACAACAGGTAAATGTAGCAGAAATACAGCCGGGGCATGATGGCGCTGTACTGACACTTGCCAATGGAAAACAGGTCGTACTGGATAACCAGGCCGACGGCGTTATCGGAAATACAGATGAGAATATCAGCAAAAAAGGGGGAGCGCTGATCGTTGATGGAGACGCACAGTCACATAACAATACAGCACTGAATACGCTTACCACGCCTCGGGGAAGACAATTTGCACTGGCATTGCCCGATGGTAGTAAAGTATGGCTGAATGCCGCTTCGGCTATTAAATTTCCTGCTGCTTTTGCACAGGAAGAACGCACTGTTTATCTATCAGGAGAAGGCTATTTCGAGATCGCTAAAAAAACAGATGCCAAAGGAAAGAGAATACCGTTCAGGGTTGTGGTCAACCAAAAAAGCACGATAGAAGTGCTTGGAACACATTTTAATATTAATGCTTATGAAGATGAAGAAAGTATCCGTACTACCTTGCTCGAAGGCGCTGTAAAGGTCAGCGCAAGCACAAACACTGTAACACTGGTCCCCGGTCAGCAGGCCGCTATTATCGCAGATCACATCGCCGTTGATAAACATGCCGACCTGGAAGAAGCTACTTCCTGGAAGAACGGACTGTTTGTTTTCAATGGCAGAGCCGACCTGCGTGAAGTCATGCGCCAGTTGTCAAGATGGTACGATGTGGAAATCGTTTTTAAAGGAGAAGTGCCGGACATTGCTTTTACCGGTGAAATGCAAAGAAATCTAAACTTGCAGCAGGTGACCAAAGGACTAGCTGCGATGGGGGTCAATTTTAAAATAGAGGGACGAAAAATTATTATCTATCCTTAA
- a CDS encoding RNA polymerase sigma factor: protein MVPPLDNEIFLFRQIGEGNEIAFRKVYYHYYRQLYGFVLKAVKSDPVTEEIVQETFARLWENRAALGEKGYSAPWLFRVAANLSFDYMRKAAHEAKYFNLLSASPGEPSANNVADYIEGVQSNHLLHEAIDSLPPQRRTIFRLSRLKGLSHQEISQHLNISENTVKNQLVTALKAVRQFMNDATRLFF, encoded by the coding sequence ATGGTTCCTCCATTAGATAATGAAATTTTTTTATTCAGGCAGATTGGGGAAGGAAATGAGATTGCATTCCGTAAGGTTTATTACCACTATTACAGGCAATTATATGGTTTCGTGCTCAAGGCTGTAAAGTCCGACCCTGTCACAGAAGAAATTGTGCAGGAGACGTTTGCCCGTTTGTGGGAAAACCGCGCTGCTCTTGGAGAAAAAGGATATTCTGCCCCCTGGCTCTTTCGTGTTGCTGCCAACCTCTCCTTTGATTATATGAGGAAAGCCGCTCATGAAGCAAAATATTTTAATCTGTTGTCAGCCTCTCCCGGTGAACCTTCTGCCAATAATGTAGCCGACTATATAGAGGGCGTACAAAGCAACCATCTTTTACACGAGGCCATCGACAGTTTACCTCCCCAGCGCCGCACCATTTTCCGGTTATCAAGATTAAAAGGGCTCAGTCACCAGGAAATTTCCCAGCACCTCAATATTTCTGAAAATACCGTTAAAAACCAGCTGGTGACCGCTTTAAAGGCTGTTCGCCAGTTCATGAACGATGCTACCCGCCTCTTTTTTTAA